One window of Triticum dicoccoides isolate Atlit2015 ecotype Zavitan chromosome 5A, WEW_v2.0, whole genome shotgun sequence genomic DNA carries:
- the LOC119303899 gene encoding GDP-mannose transporter GONST1-like, protein MSLDHSPTGSLVVYGDDIEEAMSPNRSVAAVAVKDGDASVYKIIHGFLKQKNNSIINVAASVARKAASNKLSRKTSDVFDTLIQQQQSRLGNKTGPLLSGISYCIASCSMILLNKVVLSSYNFSAGISLMLYQNLISVVILVALEFFAVISTEELTWKLIKVWIPVNLIFVGMLVTGMYSLKYINVAMVTILKNITNILTAVGELYVFRKCQNKQVWAALCMMIISAVSGGMTDLSFHLIGYAWQILNCFLTAAYSLTLRRLMDTAKQSTKSGSLNEVSMVLLNNALSIPFAVILIIVFNEWEYVYQTEVIREPMFWFFATASGLLGLAISFSSVWFLQETGPTTYSLVGSLNKIPISVAGVLLFNVPVSVENLFSIVFGLFAGIFFAKAKMSKS, encoded by the exons ATGTCACTGGACCACAGCCCCACCGGCTCTCTCGTCGTGTACGGCGATGACATCGAGGAGGCCATGTCCCCCAACCGGAGCGTCGCCGCCGTGGCCGTCAAGGACGGCGACGCCTCCGTGTACAAGATCATCCACGGCTTCCTCAAGCAGAAGAACAACTCCATCATCAACGTCGCCGCCAGCGTCGCCCGCAAGGCCGCCTCCAACAA GCTGTCGAGGAAGACTTCGGATGTTTTCGACACCTTGATTCAGCAGCAGCAGAGCAGGCTGGGGAACAAGACCGGGCCTCTGCTCTCTGGGATATCCTACTGCATAGCCTCTTGCAGCATGATATTGCTCAACAAGGTGGTTCTCtccagctacaacttcagtgctgGCATCTCACTCATGCTGTACCAG AATCTTATATCCGTGGTCATTCTTGTGGCACTCGAGTTCTTCGCTGTAATTTCAACAGAAGAGCTAACATGGAAGTTGATCAAAGTCTGGATTCCAGTTAATCTCATTTTTGTTGGAATGCTAGTAACCGGAATGTACAG TTTGAAGTACATAAATGTTGCCATGGTGACGATATTGAAGAACATAACAAACATTTTAACGGCTGTAGGGGAGTTATATGTTTTCAGGAAGTGTCAGAACAAACAGGTTTGGGCTGCCTTATGCATGATG ATTATatcagctgtcagcggcggtatgaCAGATCTTTCTTTCCATTTAATCGGTTACGCGTGGCAGATTTTGAATTGCTTTCTGACAGCAGCCTATTCG CTTACACTGAGACGCCTGATGGACACAGCCAAACAATCAACTAAATCGGGTTCTCTCAATGAAGTTTCTATGGTGTTACTTAACAATGCGCTCTCCATCCCTTTCGCGGTCATTTTGATTATTGTCTTCAACGAGTGGGAATACGTGTACCAAAC CGAAGTTATCAGAGAGCCCATGTTCTGGTTTTTTGCGACCGCCAGTGGATTGTTAGGACTAGCGATCAGCTTCTCATCCGTGTGGTTTTTACAGGAGACTGGCCCAACAACTTACAG TCTTGTTGGCTCACTAAACAAGATACCCATTTCGGTTGCTGGTGTCTTGCTATTCAATGTTCCTGTTAGTGTGGAAAATTTGTTCAGCATAGTTTTTG GTCTTTTTGCTGGGATATTCTTCGCAAAGGCAAAGATGTCCAAGTCCTAA
- the LOC119303900 gene encoding uncharacterized protein LOC119303900, whose amino-acid sequence MASVGFGSSVAAVAPASSAGRSSLRPQRTRLAVPAATRGTPAPAKKEKSILDFIVSAIVKDEQEFIETNPLLNKVDGPAPSTGGTASRKAGGTTSGKKPAAGSEGGGGFNLGGLFAKKG is encoded by the coding sequence ATGGCATCGGTGGGGTTCGGCAGCAGCGTGGCGGCAGTGGCGCCGGCGTCGTCGGCGGGGAGGAGTAGCCTTCGCCCGCAGCGGACGCGGCTGGCGGTGCCGGCGGCGACGAGGGGCACGCCGGCTCCGGCCAAGAAGGAGAAGAGCATCCTCGACTTCATCGTCAGCGCCATCgtcaaggacgagcaggagttcATCGAGACCAACCCGCTGCTCAACAAGGTGGACGGCCCGGCTCCGTCCACGGGCGGCACCGCCTCCAGGAAGGCCGGCGGCACCACCTCCGGCAAGAAGCCAGCGGCCGgcagcgagggcggcggcgggttcAACCTCGGCGGCCTCTTCGCCAAGAAAGGCTGA